Proteins co-encoded in one Nicotiana sylvestris chromosome 7, ASM39365v2, whole genome shotgun sequence genomic window:
- the LOC138873384 gene encoding uncharacterized protein, with the protein MHDFIMAEDCELWDIIYDGPFVPIKTSGKYTKADKKALKKNARAEKILVYGLEPNEYDRISTCDTAKEIWEALQIAYDGTTQVKQDKSNTNDSSTMVVEGEATGYDSTLALMAQSYNDEDNGNEEVNFRDVQKNLKSYSPKKFMCLADVLITAFCSLAGDMDSLFLELEESEHTRKDLVAVITDQKNAIETLRKEKSDLLAQAVDQREQIVEPLTKSKLENPERGKEIISEEYIRLEDEVKALKCRMSAEIEKNELLQANLEKVMNDLEKTLKWTWSVETTIALFTMIVKKGGEQGFQGKRILTTFTVRASLHPITGLGPNVGTLDTPRKGTVKGSGQQWFMDSGCLKYMTGSTTNFLSLKALQGGSVSFGNGKKGYILGDGKIGKSLTHSFENVYYVNGLKYSLLSVSQICDKGNKVEFLSKICTVTNLVTGEIVLVAKRYKNIYVADFESL; encoded by the exons ATGCATGATTTCATCATGGCTGAGGATTGCGAGCTTTGGGATATTATCTATGATGGTCCATTTGTTCCAATCAAGACCAGCGGAAAATACACTAAAGCAGATAAGAAAGCATTGAAGAAGAATGCTCGTGCCGAGAAAATTCTGGTATATGGTTTGGAACCTAACGAGTACGACAGAATCTCTACATGCGACACTGCCAAGGAAATATGGGAGGCTTTGCAAATAGCTTATGATggaactacacaagtaaaacaagATAAATCTAATACTAACGACAGTTCTACGATGGTAGTTGAAGGCGAGGCGACTGGATATGACTCAACGCTTGCTTTGATGGCGCAATCATACAATGATGAAGACAATGGCAATGaagaggtaaacttcagggatgttcagaaaaatctgaaatcctactctccaAAAAAATTCATGTGTTTAGCGGATGTTTTAATTACTGCATTTTGTAGTCTTGCGGGGGATATGGATTCCTTGTTCTTAGAACTAGAAGAATCTGAACATACTAGGAAAGACTTAGTGGCTGTAATTACTGATCAAAAGAATGCCATTGAAACtcttagaaaagaaaagagtgatctcTTGGCACAAGCTGTTGACCAAAGGGAACAAATAGTAGAGCCCTTGACTAAGTCAAAACTTGAAAACCCTGAAAGAGGAAAGGAGATAATTAGTGAGGAATATATTAGGCTTGAAGATGAGGTGAAGGCCTTGAAATGTAGGATGAGcgctgaaattgagaaaaatgaGCTCCTCCAAGCCAATCTAGAAAAAGTAATGAATGACCTTGAAAAGactctaaagtggacctggtccgtAGAGACTACCATTGCCTTGTTCACTATGATAGTGAAAAAGGGCGGGGAGCAGGGATTTCAAGGAAAAAGGATCCTTACAACCTTCACAGTAAGAGCGTCACTACATCCGATAACTGGCCTCGGACCCAATGTGGGAACACTGGACACTCCAAGGAAG GGGACAGTGAAGGGAAgtggtcaacaatggttcatggatagtggatgtTTGAAATACATGACTGGGAGCACCAcaaactttctttcactaaaagccctacagggagggagtgtatcctttggcaatggcaaaaaggggtacattcttggagatGGAAAAattgggaagtcactcactcactcttttgaaaatgtgtactatgtcaatggactTAAGTATAGTCTCCTGAGTGTCTCACAAATTTGCGATAAGGGAAACAAGGTGGAGTTCTTGTCtaaaatatgtacagtcactaACCTTGTGACTGGTGAAATAGTCctggtggccaaaagatacaagaacatctatgttgctgatttcgaaTCTTTATAG